The nucleotide sequence acagggtgaaagtcgacaacaaaataaatattttggccatttcattatttttctttttttttttttttttttgaaagacatatttagttcttaaaaacgtgttttaaaaAGTGGGGACCTCCCCACAAcgtctttttttttcaggagttaccatctttgtggggacattttctcaaattttgtccgcacattgatagtaatacctgaccccccccaaacacacacatattgtagctaattatttaaacaatacGTTTTCAGTTTATCAAGTACTTGTGTTCTTTTATATACCTATGTAActgcaaaaaaaatgaatcttatCCCAGTTGCATAGAATTTAAATGAGTTTAAATGACCTTTTTTGTGTTCATGTCCTATTATCAACAACCAGAGCACAGTGGGAGTGTGATTTAAGTATTCTCATTCCTTATCACATCCCAATTATGCTGAGCAGCGCTCATGAATAACACTATACCCAGGTGTCCTGGCTGCTGGATGTGTACTAGATGTTAATAAGAGCCTCTTTCCTTTGGTAGGTGAGTATCTATCAGGTCCTTGATGTGAACAGCATGAACACCTCCCAGGGCAGGAAGCTGCTGTCTTCCAGGCTCATCCCGATCCATTCCTCTGGGTGGGAAGTCTTCTCCATTACACAAGCGGTAAGCCCAGGATCCTTCCTATAATATTTACATTGACCCATAAGCCATTCCAGCTTGAATGTGAGCCCTTAGCTTCCAGCAAAACTCCTGGATGGGGTCTTGCTGTGTTCTCCCTCCCAATGTAGTAAGAGATGTTTCCATCTGTGTCCCACCCACCTTTTTGATAGGTGGTACATTccacacatatatattaaaattatgtctccatcctaaaattctaggtgattgcaaatttttgtccatagctgtagttaattatatcattttacctgtttcACCTGGAGTGGAcgagccctccaggactgtgattgatTGGACCCCTACGCTTGATCAAATCTAATTGGGAGTCCCCTGGCTTATTCCTGCAGGTGCGCTCGTGGGCTGTCGATGAGCACAGTAACCATGGCCTCTTGGTGAAGATACGCAACCTGGGGGGCAGCCAGGTGGAGCCCAGCCCGGTCCGCTTCGCCTCAGGCAGGGATCACCACCAGAGCAAGCAGCCCATGCTGGTGCTGTTCACTGACGATGGCCGCAGGACTGCTGCCCTGGAGAGCACTTTGAACGGTAAGAGAGCTTCAGCGTTTTACCAGACTTCAGTAGAAATATTACCAACAGATTATAAGATTGAcatccgtccttcagatgagacatacAGCCGAGGTCCTAtcgcaagtgactctgcagcagcagttgtgatgcatagttcacccccaagtctgtaagttgctttggataaaagcgtctgctaaatgactaattaataattaaaattagaGCCCTGCTGTAATTGGAACCAATGATGATAGTTTTCTGTAGAAATAATAAGTggtaagttattgtatttctgaaatgttttgGCTCGGTTTTCTAACCCTTCTGTTTCCTTTGACAGATCTCAATAACGATGACCCAAGTGTCCCAAGCTCCCCCCAGGGACTGAAGCCTCCTAACTCCCGAAGCGTACGCTCCCTGGAATACTCTGAAGAGGACCGACTCCCCTGCCAGCGTGACCCTCTCTACGTGGACTTCGAGGAGATCGGCTGGTCCGGCTGGATAATCTCTCCCCGGGGTTACAATGCCTACCACTGCAAAGGTTCCTGCCCATTCCCCCTGGGTCAGAACATGAGACCGACCAACCATGCCACGGTGCAGTCCATTATCAACGCGCTCAAGCTGACCAAGGGCATCGAGACCCCCTGCTGCGTCCCAGACAAGCTCTTCTCAATCAACCTGCTCTATTTCGACGACGACGAGAACGTGGTGTTGAAACAGTACGACGACATGGTGGCCGGGAGCTGTGGCTGCCACTGAGACCTCACAGTACCTTTCAGTAGGTAGACAGGTCCCATACAGAGTCAAGCTGCAGTGAGAGGACAGTGAACTTGTAGAAACAACAGCAGGAGTTTCCAAACGCATAGTGACTGCTCCTTCATATCAATTCACTGCACTCCCTAAGGGGCGGAAAATATACATACACTTGCTGTGTATTTATTACATATTGCATATAAAATGGCCCATACATACATGAATGCACAGGGTTTTACCTTCACCTGTGTTCATAGAAGCCAATATCATATAGAAATATATGTATATGCAATGGACAATTGGCCATTGTGTGGCTAGCCAGATATTATGGCAATCAGCCCTTCAAAGCACATTGGAAGTGGAGAGCATAGCTAGCCTGTCAGGGCAGGATTGCAGTTTAAGTTATAATGTTagagggctggggggggggggggtggggtggggggcagCTGTTTCCTGGTCGTGTTTTTTGTTGCTATGTAAGATATATGTAAAtaggtattaaaataataatatatgatgggATGGTGAGATATCCTTTTAAAATTCTGTAAATGTGTACATTTGTAAATGTAATGACTGGATATTTTTATGGTTAATAAAATAAGCCATAAGGAAACTGAATGCTGCTGTGTGTATATTCCTTCAAACTCAGGGGAAAGGGACACAGCCTTCATGAATGCATGACAGCAAATCTTTCTCGTACTTCTCAGCTGTGATAACTGGCATCTGTTgtggttttgtggttttttttttgtctacttACACCTTGACTGGATGCAGGTGGAACATATGCTTTGCATGTTTCCTTAGCTACTCCCTTGAGCGAAATAGAAGCTCTGCCCTGGTGTTTTCTGTCTGTATGTGGTTCACATTAATGTCTCTATAAGTACCACTGCAGCCGCCCACAATAATCATCATTTTTTATAAAGCAGTGTCTTAATTggtttactacattcttctaTAGCCGTCGTGTGCATTTTGACAGAAAGCAGGACTTGTTGAaagtccagttggtttacatcggACAGCAATAAGTTCAAAGCcatttattgtcatttattttcactcCACATAGTAACATTGACActtaataatacaatttaaaactcAAAGTCATATAGACCCGTGTGGAACCCCAAAATAGTAAAACCAACAAAACAAATAGTCAATACCCTCCTCTAATGTCTAGCTTCAGAACACTTCTGAAACAAAGAAACCTTTTTTCAAAACATGCCAACTGGTTATAAACACAAATGTGCCACATatatcatgtatttattaagcTTCCTCAAAACAGACAGCTCAGGTGTGGAGATCGGGAGAACCCAGGCAAGTGAACCTTGTAGATCCAAATCCTGAAGGTCTTTCAGCTCTAAACAGTAACCCTGGTGTGCAAGAGAGAACTACCATACTGCCTGCTACTGCAGACGAATTAAATcaggaagacattttaaaaaatggtgtttttataatcgAGGTGCAGCAGCCTTTGTTGCCATAGTTACAGAAACAGGTTCAATATTCTCATtccataaatgtattttaaaacaaatatggatGTAATGTTCTCTGCTGGTTGCGCTTAACCCACGCTAAAGTGTCCCTTTTGATAAATAATTAATAAGGCAATTTACTACAATTTAAATGGGAAACGTTCGCATCAGGAATTTGAAATGTTGGTTTTGGTCACTGTAGATACTGGGTAGACAGTCACTGCATGCCACTGGCCATATTTAGCAGTTTGTTACAAAGTTGATATGTTTGTTTTCTATGATGTTATTTCCTCAGGGAGTGTATTGCTTTTACGCCCATAGCTAGTCTGCACAGGATGCAGCCCCTGTACTATGTATACTGTAGGAACCCCCACCCTACTGAGTAAATAAGTGGATTAGGAAAAATAATCCACTCATGACTAGGAGCATTGCCCATCAGCCTTCTTTATAGCCCACATAATCCCTTCATTAGTACAGGCTACCCTCGATTTCATTACTACATCCACGCACCCCCACACAACTAAACCACGAGTCTGCTTTGCAACACCTTGCCCAGTGTCTCCACAAACAAGCCCCATGTCACATCCTGGCTGCTAGTCATCCTTGTGCTGTGAAACTGAAAACAGTGACAGACgttgcacatcacaaacaatcaACGACTGGTGAAATGCAATCACATGCTGACACGTGTAACTGCAATGCCATTTCACTCAAAATAAGTTAAACactcacacaaataaataaataaataaataaataaataaataaataacagtagtTTATATGTATGATTTTGGTCCTGTGCTGGTAGAaggaaaatattgaaaaaaaatgtgtagtaatttactttttcaaaatcAAACAGATGTCTGTTCATCAATTAAATAATCAAACGGTTTGCAGATGACCCTGTAAACAGGATGCGGAGACGAGAAACCCAAAGCAGAGCATGTTTTAAGTTGCTAATCCTGGGACTGGAGAAATGACTTTTGTAGGTAAACAGCCCTCTTTATACAGCAGTAAGCATGCCATTTAAAAGAAGCCTAATTGATAAGCAGGTATATATGATCAACAGCAATACAAGCTGCCCTTGGTGCCTTAAATAGAACGCATCTACAACATGTCTTTGTGCTATATAcaatgtatatagatatatacacgtAGATATTCAACCATACATCCAAAACTACTTCAGGAAATTGTTACACAATACCAATACAAATCTATTAAAATTACTAAATAGGATCTGTCGAAAACACAAGTGCCGTCAATCATGCAATTCAGGAAAACATTGCAGGCCTGATAAGATAGGACTGCAGCATCGCCTTCGTCATGTAAGAGAAGGAACAAGGACATTCACTGAAACAATGACTCTAGTCTTAAACTTAGCGGTTCAAAAAAGCAAAACGCTCCTTTTAACAAAACCACTTCAAAGAGAGGCTCAAACCAGCACTTAAAGTAACAGATAAAAGGCTCTATTACTCTTCAGATAGAGGCAGAGCAGTAATGCACAGAATGCAACATTCAGCTTCAGTAATGCACAGAATGCAACATTCAGCTTCAAACACAGCATTGCAACCTCACTTCTGCAATGTAAAAGCAATAGATATATTTTTCTTAATGGAACAGAACAGTAATGAATTAGGAGTCATGTAACACTTCATTTTGAAGAGATCGTTTTAAAATATATCAAGGGCAATAGAATAAACTTTTTAGACACTACagaagtacagttttttttttctattacagtaAACCATATAGAGTACATTGTAAagaaaacatctgaaaaaccacAGGAAGAAATCCAATGTATCAAGTAAAATTGTGTGATTTTAGTTAATTCTTCCCTCGGCTCAAAAAGTCAAATATTTTGGGTTTTATAAAGATATAAAGTGATGAACTAAAGCAGAAGTAATATATTCGTCCTCTTTTGCAGTGTTTTTGACAAAACAAACTGCTGCACACAAAATCATTACAATACCTTTGAATGTCCACTAGATGGCAAACTTGCTCTAACTTATTTTAACAGTGCGTCTACTACAGTAAAGAGATACttctaaatagaaaaaaaaaacaaaataattcaccATGACCATGGCCAGGTACTCCATTGGTCTCACGGTAAATTCCCCCATTCGACCCTTGGAGCCTCTAACCACGGTCGAGGGAGTATCATTTTCATCACTTGTTTAAAACGCTATTGTCAGATGATTCTGGTATGTGCCGTCTAAACATCTCAGCagtaaaagcattttttaaaatcaaggcAGCCAAGCAAATATACAAAAAGGAACACTTTGAATATTTACGAGGTAGATCCACAATAATGATGTTTGTGTCGGGGTGCACTAGAAAGACCAGCGAATGAAACAGGGACAGAAACAGGACGGCAACGCCTGGATCCCATTTAAAACACAGCCCTTCCCTTTGCAGGAGGTTCATTTCCTTGAGTACAGCAAGGATATAAAAACACCGGACCAGGGACACTAGCTTGCAGGTTTCAATCCATTCCAGTCTCTTTCTACCCGGGTCCTTCGTTATGTTATTTAAGACGTTGAGAACGGATTTTAATTttactgcagttttaaaatgcGTACGCAACAATGATTTTAATACTTAAGGACATGGAGCAGAATGATCAGCCACAGGCCAGCCCCTGTGGGGAATCCGGGATCTGTCGGACAGGCACAGTGTGTTGGCTGTTGTTCTGCTTGTTTCTGACAGGGGCTGGGTGTTGCTGCTCCCCGGAGACAGAGCATCACATCATGGTCTCGCTGTTGCGGTGTTTCTGGGTGTCGCTGTCCTGGCAGATCAGCTGGTAAGGCTTCTCGTTCTCCTCGATGACCGAGTTGCCGATCTCGATGTCCTGGGTCTGCAGTTCTTCCCGGGAGAGGTGCTCTACGATACCGGCTCCGAGCGAGTCCCCCAGGACGTTAGTGGTGGTCCTCAGGCGGTCCCTGCAGTCCCAATGGAAACACCTTCAGGGCTGAAGCActttatattgtattaatatatattCATAATGCATATCACTGCTGTGCCTTCATTAGGGTCCTTTTGTGTGAAACAGGGAACTGTGTGAAACTAGCTGTTTTTTGATAGTGTAAAAATCGTCTGAATATGGATTAAGTTTGgtgaaaataaacatgtttaaaacaagattcttgttttttttttatagtacccAGCACAATTAACCCAGCAGTGTTAGAGGGCTTTGGTAAAAACACAGTGTGTCAGCTCTAAGTATTTTACACAGTATTGAACTGTTCCCTGCAAGCAGGATTCTAAGGAGCTTTTAAATAATTCAATCTATCTATTCGGGTTGGGTGCTATATACCTGGTAGGGAGAATATTTGCTGATGTAAAACTGCTGAAGTATTTAAAATCAAAAAGCTCACATGGGCATCCTTAACCTTTAAGAGTGTGTGTCGACCAGCAGCAAGCTGAGGCCACAGTGACATCACGAGAACTTACAGGAACCAATCCACCGCGAGGATCAGGGTGATGTCCTCAGTCGGCAGCCCCACCGATGTCAATACGATCACCATGGTTACCAGACCAGCTTGAGGGATCCCCGCGGCCCCAATGCTGGCTGCTGTTGCCGTgatactaaaagaaaaacaaacacaagcacagTCAGAACAATGCTCAGTCAGAATAacccttttaaaaaaatctgctgAATGTAATACACTGGTGATGAAATGCACTAGACTCTCCCCACTGGAGGCTACGATATGAACAAAGCTTTAAAATTTAGCTTTTTTTCATCTAAAAACAACCGGCAATCTTTCCGGTGGCCTGATCAACTCGTAGAATATTTTTTCTGGTGATGTCATATTGAAGAGTGATGTCATATTGAAGAGCGATCGCCTCATTGGACGGTTGAGGGGGTACCCAGTAGAGCTACaggctacagctatggcc is from Acipenser ruthenus chromosome 49, fAciRut3.2 maternal haplotype, whole genome shotgun sequence and encodes:
- the LOC117401277 gene encoding bone morphogenetic protein 2, with product MFSAVLLLSFSLVSVCLTRPSASVLENDSLLAHESEEVRYAAIKRLLEVFGMEDPPHSPGLMKQPPQYMLDLYNTVADVDGVTKDPDLLEGNTVRSFFNKIHDEQVQYLFNLSTVAKKEKVLTAELHLFKMKPRATATFNRHHFCQVSIYQVLDVNSMNTSQGRKLLSSRLIPIHSSGWEVFSITQAVRSWAVDEHSNHGLLVKIRNLGGSQVEPSPVRFASGRDHHQSKQPMLVLFTDDGRRTAALESTLNDLNNDDPSVPSSPQGLKPPNSRSVRSLEYSEEDRLPCQRDPLYVDFEEIGWSGWIISPRGYNAYHCKGSCPFPLGQNMRPTNHATVQSIINALKLTKGIETPCCVPDKLFSINLLYFDDDENVVLKQYDDMVAGSCGCH